The following are encoded together in the Deinococcus soli (ex Cha et al. 2016) genome:
- a CDS encoding YcjF family protein: MLPPLVKQVLDNFNFDVDPDLSREENTEDVIKSAALLAGAISVEPIPFADILLITPIQAKMVLHIGKIYGHDISPERALEIARELGVTVAYGIAARQVMRGLAKLALPVIGGLITAPAVYGWTFALGRLAQNYFERRLQGLPDSRQAQVQVVQEAKRDARKVLPTAQDFSDLASELRKRAEQKK, translated from the coding sequence ATGCTGCCCCCGCTCGTCAAACAGGTGCTCGACAACTTCAACTTCGACGTCGACCCCGACCTCAGCCGCGAGGAGAACACCGAGGACGTCATCAAGAGCGCCGCCCTGCTCGCCGGGGCGATCAGCGTCGAACCGATCCCCTTCGCGGACATCCTGCTCATCACACCCATCCAGGCCAAGATGGTCCTCCACATCGGCAAGATCTACGGGCACGACATCAGCCCCGAACGCGCCCTGGAAATCGCGCGGGAACTCGGCGTGACCGTCGCGTACGGCATCGCCGCGCGGCAGGTCATGCGCGGCCTGGCCAAACTGGCCCTGCCGGTCATCGGCGGCCTGATCACCGCGCCCGCCGTGTACGGCTGGACCTTCGCACTGGGCCGCCTCGCGCAGAACTACTTCGAACGCCGCCTCCAGGGCCTCCCCGACAGCCGGCAGGCGCAGGTGCAGGTCGTGCAGGAAGCCAAACGCGACGCCAGAAAGGTGCTCCCCACCGCACAGGACTTCAGCGACCTTGCCAGCGAACTCAGAAAACGCGCCGAGCAGAAGAAATAG